The Chryseobacterium nakagawai genome has a segment encoding these proteins:
- a CDS encoding helix-turn-helix domain-containing protein, whose amino-acid sequence MIIPEKEIPMHHLTSEKFQMSTLSAAGPENFHDVHRHNFFEIIWFREVYENSCLELDFESYTLENNQICIIAPGQAFNMKIEGEEGYAMAISREIFNEACDIESVLTGGVLPFFLDPKNEKTCSTILSLIEQEYRGTSRTELLKAYLKAFCIIIGEQIKSQEPLLNDRQRIQDLIGFIEKHYIEHKETNFYAEKLKISSHHLNDIVRVLRGTTVKRMIAQRLILEAKRELSFGALTVKEIAFKLGFNDASYFSRFFKKHTGQNPENFKNNEKR is encoded by the coding sequence ATGATTATACCAGAAAAAGAAATACCAATGCATCATCTGACTTCTGAAAAATTTCAGATGAGTACTTTGAGTGCGGCTGGGCCAGAGAATTTTCATGATGTTCACCGGCATAATTTTTTTGAAATTATCTGGTTCAGAGAAGTGTATGAAAATAGTTGTTTAGAACTGGATTTTGAAAGCTATACACTTGAAAACAATCAGATCTGTATTATTGCACCAGGACAGGCTTTCAATATGAAAATAGAAGGAGAGGAAGGATATGCCATGGCGATAAGCCGTGAAATCTTCAACGAAGCCTGTGATATTGAATCTGTACTTACCGGAGGAGTGCTTCCGTTTTTTTTAGATCCTAAAAATGAGAAAACGTGCAGTACAATCCTATCATTGATAGAACAGGAATATAGAGGCACTTCAAGGACAGAACTTTTAAAGGCCTATCTGAAAGCGTTTTGTATCATCATTGGGGAACAAATTAAATCTCAGGAACCTTTATTGAATGACCGTCAGCGTATTCAAGACCTGATAGGATTCATTGAGAAACATTATATAGAGCACAAAGAAACAAATTTCTATGCTGAAAAATTGAAGATAAGCTCCCATCACCTTAATGATATTGTGCGTGTTTTAAGGGGAACAACGGTAAAGAGAATGATTGCTCAACGCCTTATTCTGGAAGCCAAAAGAGAACTCAGTTTTGGAGCACTTACTGTGAAGGAGATTGCTTTTAAACTTGGTTTTAACGATGCTTCATATTTTTCAAGGTTTTTTAAGAAACATACCGGTCAAAACCCTGAAAATTTTAAGAATAATGAAAAAAGATAA